In the Ramlibacter tataouinensis TTB310 genome, one interval contains:
- a CDS encoding ABC transporter ATP-binding protein, translated as MTAARKDGAADRGAVFVDFSDVWLAYNEELLAQGHFAVEAIDLQVRQGEFIAIVGPSGCGKSTFMKLATGLKRPSRGRILIDGQPVTGPLKISGMAFQAPSLLPWRTTVDNVLLPLEIVEPYRRSFKARKAEYAERARALLRKVGLGGYEDKFPWQLSGGMQQRASICRALIHEPKMLLLDEPFGALDAFTREELWCILRDLWTEQRFNVILVTHDLRESVFLADTVYVMSKSPGRFMVRREIALPRPRELEVTYTREFTDIVHELRGHIGAIRKTSAGVSP; from the coding sequence GTGACAGCCGCACGCAAGGACGGCGCCGCGGACCGTGGCGCCGTTTTCGTCGATTTCTCGGACGTTTGGCTCGCGTACAACGAGGAACTGCTCGCCCAGGGCCATTTCGCGGTCGAGGCCATCGACCTGCAGGTGCGCCAGGGCGAGTTCATCGCCATCGTCGGCCCGTCGGGCTGCGGCAAGTCCACCTTCATGAAGCTGGCCACCGGGCTGAAGAGGCCTTCGCGCGGCCGCATCCTGATCGACGGGCAGCCGGTCACCGGGCCGCTGAAGATCTCCGGCATGGCGTTCCAGGCGCCCTCGCTGCTGCCCTGGCGCACGACGGTGGACAACGTGCTGCTGCCGCTGGAGATCGTCGAGCCCTACCGCCGCAGCTTCAAGGCCCGCAAGGCCGAGTATGCCGAGCGCGCCCGCGCGCTGCTGCGCAAGGTGGGCCTGGGCGGCTACGAGGACAAGTTCCCGTGGCAGCTGTCCGGCGGCATGCAGCAGCGCGCCAGCATCTGCCGCGCGCTGATCCACGAACCCAAGATGCTGCTGCTGGACGAGCCCTTCGGCGCGCTGGACGCCTTCACCCGCGAGGAGCTGTGGTGCATCCTGCGCGACCTGTGGACCGAGCAGCGCTTCAACGTCATCCTGGTCACGCACGACCTGCGTGAATCCGTCTTCCTGGCCGACACGGTCTACGTCATGAGCAAGAGCCCCGGCCGCTTCATGGTGCGCCGCGAGATCGCCCTGCCGCGCCCGCGCGAGCTGGAGGTCACCTACACCCGCGAGTTCACCGACATCGTGCACGAGCTGCGCGGGCACATCGGCGCGATCCGAAAGACCAGCGCCGGGGTGAGCCCATGA
- a CDS encoding ABC transporter permease, with the protein MNALRRRQLERWSPLIAAAALLLLWQLVCSVFGIADYIFPSPWTIAQAMAEFFSPIMEAAWKTFWVTMVGFGLSIVVGVLLGFLIGSSRLMYSALYPLLVAFNAVPKAAIVPILIVWFGIGVGPGILTAFLISFFPITVNIATGLATLEPELEDVLRVLGARRWDVLIKVGLPRSMPYFYGSLKIAITLAFVGTVLAEMTAGDSGIGYLMQSAGSQQRLPLAFAGLVVIGVMAMAMYELFSYVEKHTTGWAHRGSQNA; encoded by the coding sequence ATGAACGCCTTGCGACGCCGCCAGCTCGAACGCTGGTCGCCGCTGATCGCCGCCGCGGCCCTGCTGCTGCTGTGGCAGCTGGTGTGCTCGGTGTTCGGCATCGCCGACTACATCTTCCCCAGCCCCTGGACCATCGCCCAGGCCATGGCGGAGTTCTTCTCGCCCATCATGGAAGCGGCGTGGAAGACCTTCTGGGTCACCATGGTCGGCTTCGGCCTGTCCATCGTCGTGGGCGTGCTGCTGGGGTTCCTGATCGGCTCGTCGCGGCTGATGTACAGCGCGCTGTACCCGCTGCTGGTGGCCTTCAACGCCGTGCCCAAGGCCGCCATCGTGCCCATCCTGATCGTCTGGTTCGGCATCGGCGTCGGGCCCGGCATCCTGACGGCCTTCCTGATCTCGTTCTTCCCCATCACCGTGAACATCGCCACCGGCCTGGCCACGCTGGAGCCGGAGCTGGAGGACGTGCTGCGCGTGCTGGGCGCCAGGCGCTGGGACGTGCTGATCAAGGTCGGCCTGCCGCGGTCCATGCCCTACTTCTACGGCTCGCTCAAGATCGCCATCACCCTGGCTTTCGTGGGCACCGTGCTGGCCGAGATGACGGCCGGCGACTCGGGCATCGGCTACCTGATGCAGAGCGCCGGTTCGCAGCAGCGCCTGCCGCTGGCCTTCGCCGGCCTGGTGGTGATCGGCGTCATGGCCATGGCGATGTACGAGCTGTTCAGCTACGTGGAGAAGCACACCACCGGCTGGGCGCACCGGGGCTCGCAGAACGCATGA
- a CDS encoding urease accessory protein UreD, whose translation MTWAARLRLDLQRSGPRTTVRFAHEGPLRMLQSLYPEGPAIAHTVLVHPPGGLVGGDEIDLQVHLGPGAQGLVTTAGASRFYRSDGAVAAQRTRLVLEADARMEWLPLEALCYSGCHADNHLRMELAPGAEVMGWDIVALGLPAAGRPFEQGWLRQHLEVAGGWLERGTLDAADRRLLDGPLGLAGRRCLATLFLAGGSGFDRDRRERALGLAREVIDGHALRDSAGATLPDRATVVVRVLAPLVEPARQLLQAVRDAWRPALWGQAASQPRTWAL comes from the coding sequence ATGACCTGGGCCGCCCGGCTGCGGCTGGACCTGCAGCGCTCGGGCCCGCGCACCACGGTGCGCTTCGCCCACGAGGGCCCGCTGCGGATGCTGCAAAGCCTGTACCCCGAGGGCCCGGCCATCGCCCACACCGTGCTGGTGCATCCGCCCGGCGGGCTGGTGGGCGGCGACGAGATCGACCTCCAGGTGCACCTGGGGCCGGGCGCCCAGGGGCTGGTCACCACCGCGGGCGCCTCGCGCTTCTACCGCTCGGACGGCGCGGTCGCGGCCCAGCGCACCCGGCTGGTGCTGGAAGCCGATGCCCGGATGGAGTGGCTGCCGCTGGAAGCCCTGTGCTACAGCGGCTGCCATGCCGACAACCACCTGCGGATGGAGCTGGCGCCCGGGGCCGAGGTCATGGGCTGGGACATCGTGGCGCTGGGCCTGCCGGCGGCCGGCCGGCCCTTCGAGCAGGGGTGGCTGCGGCAGCACCTGGAGGTGGCCGGCGGCTGGCTGGAGCGCGGCACGCTGGACGCGGCGGACCGGCGTTTGCTGGACGGCCCGCTGGGGTTGGCCGGCCGGCGCTGCCTGGCCACGCTGTTCCTGGCCGGCGGCAGCGGGTTCGACCGCGACCGGCGCGAGCGCGCGCTCGGGCTGGCCCGTGAGGTGATCGACGGCCATGCGCTGCGCGACAGCGCGGGCGCCACCCTGCCCGACCGCGCCACCGTGGTGGTGCGGGTGCTAGCGCCGCTGGTCGAGCCGGCGCGCCAGCTGCTGCAGGCAGTGCGCGATGCCTGGCGTCCGGCCTTGTGGGGGCAGGCGGCCTCGCAGCCGCGCACCTGGGCCCTGTAG
- the urtE gene encoding urea ABC transporter ATP-binding subunit UrtE, with protein MLSVQGVNQYYGGSHILRDVSFEVPAGRVTVLLGRNGVGKTTMLKSLMGLVPVRTGRIELEGRALQQATPYQRARAGIGYVPQGREIFGRLTVQDNLRMGLASRPASTPIPAQLFELFPVLAQMLHRRGGDLSGGQQQQLAIARALAARPRLLVLDEPTEGIQPSIIKDMGRVIRRLADQGLDGRPVAVLLVEQYYDFARELADHYLVMERGEIVARGAGRDMERDGVRGLVAI; from the coding sequence ATGCTGAGCGTCCAGGGCGTCAACCAGTACTACGGCGGCTCGCACATCCTGCGCGATGTGTCGTTCGAGGTGCCGGCGGGCCGGGTTACGGTGCTGCTGGGCCGCAACGGCGTGGGCAAGACCACGATGCTGAAGTCGCTGATGGGGCTGGTGCCGGTGCGCACCGGCCGCATTGAACTCGAAGGCCGGGCCCTGCAGCAGGCCACGCCCTACCAGCGGGCGCGGGCGGGCATCGGCTACGTGCCGCAGGGGCGCGAGATCTTCGGCCGCCTCACGGTGCAGGACAACCTGCGCATGGGCCTGGCCTCCCGGCCCGCGTCGACGCCCATTCCCGCGCAGCTGTTCGAGCTGTTCCCGGTGCTGGCGCAGATGCTGCACCGGCGCGGCGGCGACCTGTCCGGCGGCCAGCAGCAGCAGCTGGCCATCGCCCGGGCGCTGGCAGCCCGGCCGCGGCTGCTGGTGCTGGACGAGCCTACCGAAGGCATCCAGCCCAGCATCATCAAGGACATGGGCCGGGTGATCCGCCGCCTGGCCGACCAGGGCCTGGACGGCCGGCCCGTGGCGGTGCTGCTGGTCGAGCAGTACTACGACTTCGCGCGCGAGCTGGCCGACCATTACCTGGTGATGGAGCGCGGCGAGATCGTCGCCCGCGGGGCCGGCCGGGACATGGAGCGGGACGGCGTGCGCGGCCTGGTCGCGATTTAG
- the urtD gene encoding urea ABC transporter ATP-binding protein UrtD, with translation MTPDLLEQGAQRVQQRAAATASGGREAGFGRPATPGEVDLAHGRILYLEDVSVSFDGFQAINGLSLDIAPGELRCIIGPNGAGKTTMMDIITGKTRPDAGTVFFGSTIDLLRHTEAQIAQLGIGRKFQKPTVFEQLTVFENLELALGTGKGVRASMFFRLDSVQADRVAEVLRTIHLAGSERRLAGTLSHGQKQWLEIGMLLMQEPRLLLLDEPVAGMTDEETARTAELFLSLKGRHSLVVVEHDMPFVRSICETVTVLCDGRVLAQGTLDQVQNDERVIEVYLGR, from the coding sequence ATGACGCCCGACCTGCTGGAACAAGGCGCGCAGCGCGTGCAGCAGCGGGCCGCGGCCACGGCCTCGGGCGGGCGCGAGGCCGGCTTCGGACGGCCGGCCACGCCGGGCGAGGTCGATCTGGCGCATGGCCGCATCCTGTACCTGGAGGACGTGAGCGTGAGCTTCGACGGCTTCCAGGCGATCAACGGCCTGTCGCTGGACATCGCGCCGGGCGAGCTGCGCTGCATCATCGGTCCCAACGGCGCCGGCAAGACCACGATGATGGACATCATCACCGGCAAGACCCGGCCGGATGCCGGCACCGTGTTCTTCGGCTCCACCATCGACCTGCTGCGCCACACCGAGGCCCAGATCGCCCAGCTGGGCATAGGCCGCAAGTTCCAGAAGCCCACCGTGTTCGAGCAGCTCACGGTGTTCGAGAACCTGGAGTTGGCGCTGGGGACCGGCAAGGGCGTGCGCGCCTCGATGTTCTTCCGCCTCGACTCCGTCCAGGCCGACCGGGTGGCCGAGGTGCTGCGCACCATCCACCTGGCTGGCAGCGAGCGCCGCCTGGCCGGCACGCTCAGCCACGGGCAGAAGCAGTGGCTGGAGATCGGCATGCTGCTGATGCAGGAGCCGCGTCTGCTGCTGCTGGACGAGCCGGTGGCCGGCATGACCGACGAGGAGACGGCGCGCACCGCCGAGCTGTTCCTCTCGCTCAAGGGCCGGCATTCGCTGGTCGTGGTGGAGCACGACATGCCGTTCGTGCGCAGCATCTGCGAGACCGTCACCGTGCTGTGCGACGGCCGGGTGCTGGCCCAGGGCACGCTGGACCAGGTGCAGAACGACGAGCGGGTGATCGAGGTTTACCTCGGAAGGTGA
- the urtC gene encoding urea ABC transporter permease subunit UrtC, whose amino-acid sequence MRGDSRLALPPPEPLLTNAGWAAFLVALIAVCALAPVLNLAVPPTSAFHLGDYGVALLGRIMCYAICALAMDLVWGYTGILSLGHGLFFALGGYVMGMYLMRQIGRQGHYGSDLPDFMVFLDWKQLPWHWQLSDSFAATLALVVLVPAGVAFVFGFFAFRSRIKGVYFSIITQAMTFAAMLLFFRNETGLGGNNGFTDFKRVLGLPIATPSMRMALFVLTGLALLGFFLFARWLVAARFGRVLQAIRDAESRAMFCGYDPVRYKLTIWVISAAMCGVAGALYVPQVGIINPGEMSPANSIEIAVWAAVGGRATLVGPIAGAFLVGGAKSWLTVAAPEFWLYFLGALFIAVTLFLPDGLVGLLRRLRGRRR is encoded by the coding sequence CGTTCCTGGTCGCCCTGATCGCCGTCTGCGCTTTGGCCCCGGTGCTGAACCTGGCGGTGCCGCCCACCAGCGCCTTCCACCTCGGCGACTACGGCGTGGCCCTGCTCGGCCGGATCATGTGCTACGCCATCTGCGCGCTGGCCATGGACCTGGTGTGGGGCTACACCGGCATCCTGTCGCTGGGGCACGGCCTGTTCTTCGCGCTGGGCGGCTACGTGATGGGCATGTACCTGATGCGCCAGATCGGCCGCCAGGGCCACTACGGCAGCGACCTGCCCGACTTCATGGTGTTCCTGGACTGGAAGCAGCTCCCCTGGCACTGGCAGCTGTCGGACAGCTTCGCGGCGACGCTCGCGCTGGTGGTCCTGGTGCCCGCCGGGGTGGCCTTCGTGTTCGGCTTCTTCGCCTTCCGCTCGCGCATCAAGGGCGTGTACTTCTCCATCATCACCCAGGCCATGACCTTCGCTGCCATGCTGCTGTTCTTCCGCAACGAGACCGGCCTGGGCGGCAACAACGGCTTCACCGACTTCAAGCGCGTCCTGGGGCTGCCCATTGCCACGCCCTCCATGCGCATGGCGCTGTTCGTGCTGACCGGGCTTGCGCTGCTGGGGTTTTTCCTGTTCGCGCGCTGGCTGGTGGCGGCCAGGTTCGGCCGCGTGCTGCAGGCGATCCGCGACGCGGAGTCGCGCGCCATGTTCTGCGGCTACGACCCGGTGCGCTACAAGCTGACGATCTGGGTGATCTCGGCCGCCATGTGCGGGGTGGCCGGCGCGCTGTACGTGCCGCAGGTGGGCATCATCAACCCCGGCGAGATGAGCCCGGCCAATTCCATCGAGATCGCGGTCTGGGCGGCGGTGGGCGGCCGCGCCACGCTGGTCGGCCCGATCGCCGGCGCCTTCCTGGTGGGCGGGGCCAAGAGCTGGCTGACCGTGGCCGCGCCGGAGTTCTGGCTGTACTTCCTGGGCGCGCTGTTCATCGCGGTGACGCTGTTCCTGCCGGACGGCCTGGTGGGCCTGCTGCGGCGCCTGCGGGGACGGCGGCGATGA